Below is a genomic region from Sulfitobacter sp. OXR-159.
AACGTTTGACCGCGCTTTTCGCGCAGGCCAGCCGCACCATAGAAGGCTATAACCAAGGCGAACAGCTAAGCCGCAGCGCCGAGCGCACCCTGCGCGACATCCAGAAAGCCGCCGATGCGCTTGCATCTTTGGCGCGGACCATCGAACGTAACCCCAATTCTCTATTGCTGGGACGGTAAAGCATGAATGTTGCAAGACCTCTGATCACCCTCGGCCTGCTGGCAGCCTTGGCGGCCTGTGGCGGCGCTGCTGAGCGTTTCACCGTGCGCGCCCCGGCGGTCACAGAAAAGACTTCGATCGCTTTTAGCTCGGTTGAGGTGCGCGATGTGTCCCTGCCGACCTATGCCGCCGCCGAAGAGATTTCCCTGCAGATGGCCGACGGCAGTCTGGTCAGTTCGACCGATGTGCTGTGGGCCGATGCCCCTGAACGGGCCGTGGCGCTGGAGCTGAGCCAAAACCTCGCGCGGATGACCGGGCGGCGCATCGCGTCTGAGCCTTGGCCTTTTGAGGCTTTCCCCGACGCCCGTCTCGAAGTGCGCTTTGCCGAAATGGTGGCCACCGAAGCCGGAGAATTCCGCGCCTCTGGTCAGTATTTCGTGGCCGTCCTCGATGACCGTCGGGAGCGTTCGGGCCTGTTTGACCTCAGCGTGCCGTTCAACCCCGAAGGCGGGGCCAATGCCATCGCCACAGCGCGCGGCCAGCTTGTGCTCGATCTGGCCCGCTACATCGCGCAAAACGGGTTGAAGTAGGGCAGTTCGCCCGAAAATGACCTTGCGGCGTGTCGTGTTCAGTCTGTTCGGAATTTTCTGAATAGACTTGATTTGTGCCGGGCCTTGTTTATCTACCGTCAACGCAGCGTGTCGTTGACGGGGAACAAATGGATACCACAGACCAAATCGACCAAGTCCGCGATGATTTCATCACGCGCATGGGCGTGATCGCCATGGGCGAGGGCTTGCCGCGCATGTCGGGACAGGTCTTTGCCATGCTCGTTTTCGAGGGCGAGCCGATAGCCTTTGGCGCGCTGTCGCGCCGTTTGTCCGTTAGCCGCGCCACGATCAGCACATCAATCCGTGTGCTGGAAGAGCGGGGCCTGATCCGGCGTGTGAACAAGACCGGCGACCGGCAGGACTACTTTCAACTTGCCGATGACGCCTATGCCGCGATGACAAAATTCGCGCTGGCAGGCACGCGCCACGCCAAGGCCGAGATTAGCGACACGATCAGCAAACTGCCCGAAGAGGCCGACGGCGTACGCGCGAGGCTCGATTCCTTTGCCGAGTTTTACGACGCGATCAGCACCGCGCTTGATGATGTCGCAACCCGGGTGAGCAAACCCAAGAATTGACGCGCGACCTGCAAACAGGAACGCGGTGATGGAGTTCGATCAATGAGTGACACATCTCAAGAGCGCCAGACGCTTTCATTCGACAGCGACGCTGGCTCGAAACGGTCGAAATTCATCGCCGGTGGAATCGCGCTGTTGATCGGACTTTGGATGGGCAGCGGCTATATCATCCCCTCCGAAGAAACCGAGGAAGCCGCACCTGCCCCCCTCTCGCCCGAGGCGGTGACAGTGGCCGTGCGCGGCTCTCAAGCCAAAAGTGTGACGCAGGTCTTTGTGGCCGAAGGTCAGGCCCTGCCGGACCGCGACACGATGGTCCGCGCCGAAGCAGGCGGAGAAATCGCCGAGGTGCTGGTTGCCAAGGGCGATGTGGTCGACGCGGGTACGTTGATCGCGCGTCTCAGCACCACGGCGCGCGATTCCGATCTGGCCCGCGCCCGCGAGGAATTAAGCCGCGCACAGCGGGAATACGACAATGCCGAAGCCCTACTGGACCGGGGCGTCTCGACCGTGGACCGGGTCAGCCAAGCGCGGGCGACCTTGGCCGCCGCGCAGGCGTCGGTCACTTCAGCCGAAGAGGCGCTGAACAACACCGAAATCCGCGCCCCCTTTCCCGGTCGGTTAGAGATGCTGGATATCTCTGCCGGAGAGTTCGTCTCCACCGGTGAGGAAATCGCACGTCTGGTCGACAACACCCCGCTGACGATCCAAGTGCAGGTGCCTCAGCAGTCGCTGAAAGACATCAAGGAAGGGCAGAACGCCGAGGTCGTGTTCATCACCGGGACAGAGGCGCAGGGGAAGGTGCAATTCGTCTCAAGCAGCGCCAGCGCCGAAACCCGGACCTTTACCGCCGAGGTTAGGGTCGAAAACGCCGATGGTGCGATCCCTGCCGGTATCTCGGCCCGCGTGCGTATTCCTACGGGCGAGAC
It encodes:
- a CDS encoding PqiC family protein — protein: MNVARPLITLGLLAALAACGGAAERFTVRAPAVTEKTSIAFSSVEVRDVSLPTYAAAEEISLQMADGSLVSSTDVLWADAPERAVALELSQNLARMTGRRIASEPWPFEAFPDARLEVRFAEMVATEAGEFRASGQYFVAVLDDRRERSGLFDLSVPFNPEGGANAIATARGQLVLDLARYIAQNGLK
- a CDS encoding GbsR/MarR family transcriptional regulator, which produces MDTTDQIDQVRDDFITRMGVIAMGEGLPRMSGQVFAMLVFEGEPIAFGALSRRLSVSRATISTSIRVLEERGLIRRVNKTGDRQDYFQLADDAYAAMTKFALAGTRHAKAEISDTISKLPEEADGVRARLDSFAEFYDAISTALDDVATRVSKPKN
- a CDS encoding efflux RND transporter periplasmic adaptor subunit, translated to MSDTSQERQTLSFDSDAGSKRSKFIAGGIALLIGLWMGSGYIIPSEETEEAAPAPLSPEAVTVAVRGSQAKSVTQVFVAEGQALPDRDTMVRAEAGGEIAEVLVAKGDVVDAGTLIARLSTTARDSDLARAREELSRAQREYDNAEALLDRGVSTVDRVSQARATLAAAQASVTSAEEALNNTEIRAPFPGRLEMLDISAGEFVSTGEEIARLVDNTPLTIQVQVPQQSLKDIKEGQNAEVVFITGTEAQGKVQFVSSSASAETRTFTAEVRVENADGAIPAGISARVRIPTGETRAHFVSPAILSLDTNGTLGVKTVNDEDKVVFNKIAIVRAQTDGIWIAGLPDEAEIITIGQGFVNDGETVNPQPESGTDASPEGQPMAGVPEIDELEEQPAGDGQITGSAEAAQPEQAE